A genomic segment from Syntrophorhabdus sp. encodes:
- the tsaB gene encoding tRNA (adenosine(37)-N6)-threonylcarbamoyltransferase complex dimerization subunit type 1 TsaB, with amino-acid sequence MANRLVLAIDNSIDHLVLALAGDGGLVEERRIKESRSPSQILPEATGAILRSHGRTVQDLTGLIVTLGPGSFTGIRVALSFCKGIHAATGVPLTGLPTLDVLAFALKDREDSYLCPLIDAKKSEVFLSLYHVTRGTLTRLSPYTAMKPGEVRGVVKAPCVCFGTGSRLCEEHLAGIEGMTFIHEEYDEVRGKVLVDDRLPLAGPGPSNDLKPVYGRRSEAEITFNVVID; translated from the coding sequence ATGGCAAATAGGCTCGTACTTGCCATCGATAACTCCATCGATCACCTCGTCCTTGCGCTGGCGGGGGACGGGGGCCTTGTCGAAGAACGCAGGATCAAGGAGTCACGCTCACCCTCACAGATACTGCCGGAGGCGACCGGGGCCATCCTTCGCTCCCACGGGCGCACAGTGCAAGACCTGACGGGTCTCATCGTCACCCTTGGGCCTGGTTCCTTCACCGGCATCCGGGTGGCTCTCTCCTTCTGCAAGGGCATACACGCCGCGACGGGGGTGCCCCTTACGGGTCTCCCCACATTGGACGTGCTCGCCTTCGCCCTCAAGGACCGGGAAGACTCATACCTGTGCCCCCTCATCGACGCGAAGAAATCCGAGGTGTTCCTCTCCCTCTATCACGTCACCCGGGGGACCCTCACCCGCCTTTCGCCCTATACAGCCATGAAACCCGGTGAGGTGCGCGGGGTCGTCAAGGCTCCCTGCGTATGCTTCGGCACGGGTTCCCGCCTTTGCGAGGAGCACCTTGCGGGCATCGAGGGCATGACCTTCATTCACGAGGAATACGACGAGGTCCGGGGGAAGGTGCTTGTCGATGACAGGCTTCCACTCGCCGGCCCCGGCCCCTCCAACGACCTGAAACCGGTTTACGGACGTCGTTCCGAAGCGGAGATCACGTTCAACGTGGTCATCGACTAA